Proteins encoded by one window of Nitrincola iocasae:
- a CDS encoding TOBE domain-containing protein yields the protein MSYEFSERFISRLSLENGAGAALSDTRIHLLEQIDQLGSISQAAKAVPLSYKAAWDAIDLLNNTAPEPLVVRSAGGRQGGGTCLTEYGRRMVVMYRALEIEYQSTLDRVMAGMHEMHKGDLKEFQLLMHRMAMKTSARNQFTGRVSGLRDSGLDYLVHLQLTEDHELVAMITKTSAEYLGLSMGADVFALFKAYSVVLATKPERARGFANQLWGVVEGVNLSRDQVEVILQLPGERRLVSLVQETDFQALNLKPGDKACACIDPEQILLAAYD from the coding sequence ATGAGTTATGAGTTTTCCGAGCGCTTTATCAGTCGACTGTCACTGGAAAATGGTGCCGGTGCGGCACTGTCGGATACCCGCATCCATCTGCTGGAGCAGATCGACCAATTGGGTTCGATTTCTCAGGCGGCCAAGGCGGTACCGTTATCTTATAAGGCCGCTTGGGATGCCATTGACCTGCTTAACAATACGGCTCCCGAGCCGCTGGTAGTACGTTCTGCCGGTGGTCGCCAGGGCGGGGGCACGTGCTTGACCGAATACGGGCGACGGATGGTAGTGATGTACCGGGCTCTGGAAATTGAATATCAGTCCACGCTGGATCGGGTGATGGCAGGTATGCACGAGATGCATAAGGGGGATCTGAAGGAGTTTCAGCTGCTGATGCACCGCATGGCAATGAAAACCAGTGCGAGAAACCAGTTCACAGGGCGAGTGTCTGGTCTGAGGGACAGTGGCCTGGATTATCTGGTACACCTGCAATTGACGGAAGATCATGAGCTGGTGGCGATGATTACCAAAACCAGCGCCGAGTATCTGGGTTTATCGATGGGTGCCGATGTGTTTGCACTGTTCAAGGCCTACAGTGTGGTTCTGGCAACGAAGCCGGAGCGGGCCAGAGGATTTGCCAACCAGCTCTGGGGCGTGGTGGAAGGCGTCAATCTTAGCCGGGATCAGGTAGAAGTCATCCTGCAGTTGCCAGGTGAACGCCGCCTGGTCTCACTGGTGCAGGAAACGGATTTCCAAGCGCTGAACCTGAAGCCTGGCGATAAGGCCTGTGCCTGTATTGATCCGGAGCAGATTTTACTGGCGGCTTATGACTGA
- a CDS encoding TOBE domain-containing protein, whose protein sequence is MMKAVYPIVAKPRMQKARFKSSARNQYSGQVMFMVTEGELVHTRLQLPSGYVIQALLTRASAEAMALKVGGVVSALFKAASVELLLDPHLELEISNQWWGEVTHIVEGNVRDEVTLRIAPEVEITALVNADFCRQQHLYKGDAACAVFSASSVILLTLAWED, encoded by the coding sequence ATGATGAAAGCAGTTTATCCGATAGTGGCGAAGCCCAGAATGCAGAAAGCCCGTTTTAAAAGCAGTGCCCGCAACCAGTACAGTGGGCAGGTTATGTTTATGGTGACCGAAGGCGAGCTGGTACACACCAGGTTACAACTACCTTCCGGTTATGTGATACAGGCCTTGCTAACCCGTGCCAGCGCTGAAGCCATGGCGCTGAAGGTCGGCGGGGTGGTATCGGCTCTATTCAAGGCAGCCTCCGTTGAACTGCTGCTGGACCCTCACCTGGAACTGGAAATTAGTAACCAGTGGTGGGGCGAGGTGACTCACATAGTCGAAGGCAATGTACGAGACGAAGTGACCCTGAGGATAGCGCCGGAGGTGGAAATAACAGCACTGGTGAATGCGGATTTCTGTCGTCAGCAGCACTTATACAAGGGGGATGCCGCCTGTGCAGTGTTCAGTGCTTCGTCGGTGATTCTGCTGACGCTGGCGTGGGAAGATTAA
- the modA gene encoding molybdate ABC transporter substrate-binding protein, translating into MKASAIKTVNKLLLLTLSLLFSTTSLASELRVAVAANFLGTLNQLAPLYEAHSGQTLLISSGSTGRHYAQIRNGAPFDVFLSADVERPQLLVDEGLALADSRFTYARGVLVLWSDQQDLPLQGGEFLHSESLQHLALVNPRTAPYGAAGVEVMQQLGAYERLQAGHIAQAENLTQAMQYITSGTAQAGFLALSQVIETDGSIRGNTWLPDVDSYASLEQQAVVLSASPQLEAGQAFLYWLKSDQARAVIEAAGYGF; encoded by the coding sequence ATGAAAGCCTCAGCCATAAAAACCGTAAATAAATTACTGTTGTTGACCCTCAGCCTGCTATTCAGCACTACATCCCTGGCCAGCGAGCTACGAGTGGCCGTGGCGGCCAACTTTCTGGGTACGCTGAACCAGTTAGCACCCCTGTATGAAGCTCACTCAGGCCAGACGCTGCTGATCAGCTCCGGCTCCACCGGGCGTCATTATGCTCAGATCCGGAATGGCGCTCCTTTTGATGTGTTTTTGTCAGCGGATGTTGAGCGACCTCAGTTGTTAGTTGACGAGGGGCTAGCTCTGGCTGACTCGCGCTTTACTTATGCACGTGGTGTATTGGTGCTCTGGAGTGATCAGCAGGATCTGCCGTTGCAGGGTGGGGAGTTTCTGCACAGTGAGTCTTTGCAGCACTTGGCGTTGGTGAACCCCCGTACCGCACCCTATGGCGCAGCAGGTGTTGAGGTGATGCAGCAACTGGGTGCTTATGAACGCTTGCAGGCAGGGCATATCGCTCAGGCGGAAAACCTGACTCAGGCGATGCAATACATTACCAGTGGCACCGCACAGGCTGGTTTCCTGGCACTGTCTCAGGTGATAGAGACGGATGGCAGCATCCGAGGTAATACCTGGTTACCTGATGTGGATAGCTATGCCTCACTGGAGCAGCAGGCCGTGGTGTTGAGCGCTTCACCGCAGCTAGAGGCTGGTCAGGCATTTCTCTATTGGTTGAAAAGTGATCAGGCCCGTGCCGTGATTGAAGCCGCTGGCTACGGGTTCTGA
- the modB gene encoding molybdate ABC transporter permease subunit — protein MDLSSADVMALWITLKLALISTLALLLLCAPLAWWLAHTACRAKVLVEALVALPLVLPPTVMGFYLLVLLGPRGVVGGFLESVGIGHLAFSFTGLVIGSMLFSLPFVVQPLQNAFATAGGRVLEVAATLKASPFDRFVSIVLPLSRRGFLTAAVLSFAHSLGEFGMILMIGGNIPGRTQVASIAIYDHVEAMDYAAAHQLSIILVGASFILLLLVFALNRRFKVVSVV, from the coding sequence ATGGATCTCAGTAGTGCTGATGTAATGGCCTTATGGATCACGCTGAAACTGGCGTTGATCAGCACCCTGGCCCTGTTGCTACTCTGTGCCCCCCTGGCCTGGTGGCTGGCTCACACAGCTTGCCGGGCCAAGGTGCTGGTGGAAGCGCTGGTCGCCTTGCCGCTGGTGCTGCCACCTACAGTGATGGGGTTTTACCTGCTGGTGTTGTTGGGTCCACGCGGTGTGGTGGGTGGTTTTCTGGAGTCGGTGGGGATTGGCCATCTGGCATTCAGTTTTACCGGGTTGGTAATTGGTTCCATGCTGTTTTCGCTGCCGTTTGTGGTACAGCCGTTGCAGAATGCCTTTGCTACCGCCGGAGGGCGGGTGCTGGAGGTGGCGGCAACGCTTAAGGCCTCTCCGTTTGACCGCTTTGTCAGCATCGTGCTGCCGTTGTCACGCCGCGGATTTTTGACCGCAGCGGTGCTGTCTTTTGCCCATAGCCTGGGTGAGTTTGGCATGATTCTGATGATCGGTGGCAATATTCCCGGCCGTACTCAGGTGGCCTCAATTGCCATCTACGACCACGTCGAAGCTATGGACTATGCCGCTGCACATCAACTCTCGATCATCCTCGTAGGTGCCTCATTTATCTTGCTGTTGCTGGTGTTTGCACTGAACCGGCGCTTCAAAGTCGTTAGTGTGGTTTAG
- the modC gene encoding molybdenum ABC transporter ATP-binding protein, whose protein sequence is MSLAMSFQVNRAEFQLQVSLELPDQGVTALFGRSGSGKTTLLRCIAGLEQLPGGSLSFQGQVWQSADEFVPVHLRPIGYVFQEASLFPHLTIEQNLHYGFKRIRAAERRIGFDEVVELLSLQDYLTRYPDQLSGGQRQRVSIGRALLTSPRLLLMDEPMASLDATSKQEILPYLERLTEELQLPIIYVSHAVDEVMRLADYMVLLDQGQVQAQGPLQALLTDHQLPFARSEQAASLLKAQLVDTDAGDGLAGLQLEQQPLLISQTHLSPGRLSPITLGATVKVTIMARDVVLARQLPEAISLLNALLVRVVALDTDLDKSQVLVHLQLGEQALMARISKRSAGLLQLQPGQQVYALIKGVAVNS, encoded by the coding sequence ATGTCACTGGCTATGAGTTTTCAGGTTAATCGCGCTGAATTCCAGTTACAGGTATCGCTGGAACTGCCGGATCAGGGGGTAACGGCGCTGTTCGGGCGTTCAGGATCAGGTAAAACCACCTTGTTACGCTGTATTGCAGGCCTGGAACAGCTACCCGGTGGCTCGCTGAGCTTTCAGGGTCAGGTCTGGCAGTCTGCTGATGAGTTTGTGCCTGTGCATCTACGTCCTATCGGTTATGTGTTTCAGGAGGCGAGTCTGTTTCCGCACCTGACCATTGAACAAAACCTGCACTATGGCTTTAAACGTATCCGCGCGGCTGAGCGCCGCATCGGCTTTGATGAAGTGGTTGAACTCTTGTCTTTACAAGACTATCTGACGCGCTATCCGGACCAGCTATCCGGTGGGCAACGTCAGCGTGTGTCTATAGGTCGTGCGCTGCTGACCAGTCCCAGGTTGCTGCTGATGGATGAGCCTATGGCATCACTGGATGCTACCAGCAAGCAGGAAATACTGCCTTATCTGGAGCGTTTGACTGAAGAGCTGCAGTTACCGATTATTTATGTCAGTCATGCGGTTGATGAAGTGATGCGCCTGGCTGACTATATGGTGCTGCTGGATCAGGGCCAGGTGCAGGCTCAAGGCCCGCTACAGGCGCTGCTGACCGATCATCAGTTGCCCTTTGCCCGTAGTGAACAGGCGGCGAGTCTGCTTAAAGCCCAGTTGGTTGACACGGATGCCGGTGATGGACTGGCTGGTTTACAACTGGAACAGCAGCCGTTGTTAATCAGTCAGACTCACTTGTCGCCTGGACGGTTATCACCCATCACCCTGGGCGCGACTGTCAAGGTCACTATTATGGCTCGCGATGTGGTTTTGGCAAGGCAGCTACCTGAAGCGATCAGCTTGTTGAATGCACTTTTAGTCAGGGTTGTAGCGCTTGATACCGATCTGGACAAGAGTCAGGTACTGGTGCATTTACAACTGGGTGAACAGGCGTTGATGGCGCGTATTTCAAAACGATCTGCCGGGTTGTTACAGCTCCAGCCCGGACAGCAAGTGTACGCTCTGATCAAAGGCGTGGCGGTGAATAGCTGA
- a CDS encoding nitrogen fixation protein NifQ encodes MNALIMPPRIQQRYSHWMGLSRGDFNAVYLARMLASVEQGHSVLSDTLGLTDDRYQTLIQRYFPVKNKCFQTRLAEPLGELDNQGVSNEVIQLTNLLLGYRAQRSNSEYALARIIACACGGSDHLWYDLGLWSRDDLNALLQHNFPDLVKANRFNMRWKKFLYRQLCLESNVMMCRSPNCRDCVDYSECFIPG; translated from the coding sequence ATGAATGCGCTGATTATGCCACCGCGAATACAACAACGTTACAGTCACTGGATGGGCTTATCCCGCGGCGATTTTAATGCCGTGTACCTGGCGCGTATGCTGGCATCTGTCGAGCAGGGACACAGCGTACTCAGTGATACGCTGGGCCTGACTGACGATCGTTACCAAACCCTGATACAGCGCTACTTTCCGGTTAAGAACAAATGTTTTCAAACCCGGTTGGCAGAACCTCTTGGTGAGCTGGATAATCAAGGCGTATCAAATGAAGTGATTCAACTGACAAACCTGCTGCTTGGCTATCGTGCCCAGCGCAGCAACAGCGAATACGCCTTGGCACGTATTATCGCTTGCGCCTGCGGTGGCAGCGACCACCTCTGGTACGATCTGGGGCTCTGGTCGCGTGATGATCTGAATGCGCTGCTACAACACAATTTTCCGGACCTGGTCAAGGCCAATCGCTTCAATATGCGCTGGAAAAAATTTCTCTACCGCCAGCTTTGCCTGGAGTCCAATGTGATGATGTGCCGATCCCCCAACTGCCGGGATTGTGTAGATTATTCAGAGTGCTTTATCCCTGGATAA
- a CDS encoding 4Fe-4S binding protein — protein sequence MAFEIVASCVSCTACESVCPNDAITDQQAIFAIDPDLCTECAESFPDPQCASICPIEGAIVDSLGDPLNPPGSLTGIIARVAA from the coding sequence ATGGCTTTTGAAATTGTTGCCAGCTGTGTCAGCTGTACCGCCTGTGAATCTGTCTGTCCCAATGATGCGATCACGGATCAACAGGCTATATTCGCCATAGATCCGGACTTGTGCACTGAATGTGCCGAGTCGTTTCCCGACCCTCAGTGCGCCAGTATCTGCCCCATTGAAGGGGCCATAGTCGATAGCCTTGGCGATCCACTGAACCCACCCGGATCACTCACGGGAATTATTGCCCGTGTTGCTGCCTGA
- the nifB gene encoding nitrogenase cofactor biosynthesis protein NifB codes for MKLPVINNTTVTSEAGGCASGSCGSSDASVQSLPESIRAKVADHPCFSEQAHHFFARMHVAVAPACNIQCNYCNRKYDCSNESRPGVVSEVLTPQQAVKKVKAVAAAIPQMSVLGIAGPGDPLANPQKTFETFRRLTAETPDIKLCVSTNGLTLPECVDELCQHNIDHVTVTINCVDPEIGAKIYPWIFWNHKRIRGVEAARILIEQQQKGLQMLIDRGILVKVNSVLIPGINDQHLIEVSRIVKEKGAFLHNVMPIIAEPEHGTYFGLTGQAEPTPAELQAVQDACAGDMNMMRHCRQCRADAVGLLGEDRGAEFTLDKIDAMEIDYEAAMVKRAEVHEQLLGQLYAQRESVVQPDTALQGRAVLMAVATQGGGLINQHFGHATEFLVYEASDDGVRFIGHRQVEKPYCEGGSSCGEDAETLLDKLLNSLQGCEVLLCSKVGYEPWSALEQAGIQPNGEHALEPIEDAILAVYQEMLTKGLLQTPDRVDLKSA; via the coding sequence GTGAAACTGCCCGTTATCAATAACACCACTGTAACCAGCGAAGCCGGTGGTTGCGCTTCCGGCTCCTGCGGCAGCAGTGATGCCTCTGTTCAGAGCCTGCCCGAATCCATCCGGGCCAAGGTGGCCGATCATCCCTGCTTTTCCGAGCAAGCTCACCACTTTTTTGCGCGTATGCATGTCGCGGTTGCACCGGCCTGCAATATCCAGTGCAACTACTGCAACCGCAAATACGATTGCAGCAATGAATCCCGTCCCGGTGTCGTCTCTGAAGTGCTGACCCCGCAACAGGCGGTGAAGAAGGTCAAGGCAGTGGCCGCCGCCATACCTCAGATGTCGGTATTGGGGATTGCTGGCCCTGGGGACCCTCTGGCCAATCCGCAAAAAACCTTTGAAACCTTTCGACGATTAACCGCCGAAACACCGGATATCAAGCTGTGTGTGTCGACCAACGGGCTGACGCTGCCCGAGTGCGTGGATGAGCTCTGCCAGCACAATATCGATCATGTCACTGTCACCATCAATTGTGTCGACCCGGAAATAGGCGCAAAAATCTATCCGTGGATTTTCTGGAATCATAAGCGAATTCGTGGAGTTGAAGCGGCACGTATCCTTATCGAGCAACAGCAGAAAGGGTTACAGATGCTGATTGATCGGGGCATTCTGGTAAAGGTGAATTCCGTGCTGATCCCTGGCATCAATGATCAACACCTGATTGAAGTGTCGCGAATCGTCAAGGAAAAGGGTGCCTTCCTGCACAATGTGATGCCGATTATCGCCGAACCGGAACATGGTACCTACTTCGGCCTGACCGGCCAGGCTGAACCGACACCAGCTGAACTCCAGGCGGTACAGGATGCCTGCGCCGGCGATATGAATATGATGCGCCACTGCCGCCAGTGCCGCGCCGATGCAGTCGGACTCCTGGGCGAAGATCGCGGTGCGGAATTCACGCTGGACAAGATCGATGCCATGGAGATCGATTACGAGGCCGCCATGGTAAAACGTGCCGAGGTTCATGAACAGTTGCTTGGCCAGCTCTATGCCCAACGTGAGTCAGTAGTTCAACCAGATACAGCCCTGCAAGGCCGGGCGGTACTGATGGCCGTGGCTACCCAGGGAGGCGGCCTGATTAATCAGCATTTTGGTCATGCCACCGAATTTCTGGTCTATGAAGCCAGTGACGATGGTGTACGTTTTATTGGTCACCGGCAAGTTGAAAAACCTTACTGTGAAGGCGGTAGCAGCTGTGGCGAGGATGCAGAAACCCTTCTGGACAAGCTGCTTAACAGTCTGCAGGGCTGCGAAGTACTGCTGTGCTCCAAAGTCGGCTATGAGCCCTGGAGTGCACTGGAACAGGCCGGTATTCAGCCCAATGGTGAGCATGCTCTGGAACCGATTGAAGATGCCATTCTGGCGGTTTACCAAGAGATGCTGACAAAGGGCTTGTTGCAAACACCCGACAGGGTTGATCTGAAATCAGCTTGA
- the nifA gene encoding nif-specific transcriptional activator NifA, with the protein MNKSPASYQDDTSDSLSPEMLQAILVGELETLFLVSQVLSKSLNLQETLSKVMEVLDDRVGLERGLVGLVPPDQNELVIYALCGVPDLEAGDIRYQPGEGVVGEVMRRGSSLILHKITDDPRFLGRLGIYDTKRPFIGVPILSGDEVLGVFAAQPSSSHRELLGERARFLEMVANLIGQSVRLSREVERERKALREERDQLKRTVRGQFGFDNIIGHSFPMRQVFEQVRQVAKWNTTVLIRGETGTGKELIANSIHYNSPRARGPFVKLNCAALPENLLESELFGHEKGAFTGAVSQRQGRFEQADKGTLFLDEIGEVSAGFQAKLLRVLQEGELERVGGSRTIKINVRVVAATHRDLEADVEQGLFREDLYYRLNVMPIFMPTLRERLEDVPDIANFLLNKIATAQERPLSITDSALRVLMHHSWPGNVRELENCLERAAVMSEDGIIDRDQVLLTGIDEQVMGSHGGQIDLGDDNLDERERVIAALEQAGWVQAKAARLLGMTPRQISYRIQTLNIRVKQL; encoded by the coding sequence ATGAATAAATCACCTGCAAGTTATCAAGACGACACTAGCGATTCGCTGAGTCCGGAAATGCTTCAGGCGATTCTCGTCGGAGAGCTGGAAACCCTGTTTCTGGTCAGCCAGGTGCTATCCAAATCCCTCAACCTTCAGGAAACCCTCAGTAAAGTCATGGAGGTACTGGACGATCGGGTTGGGCTGGAACGAGGTCTGGTTGGACTGGTACCACCAGATCAGAATGAACTGGTCATTTATGCCCTGTGTGGAGTACCGGATCTGGAAGCCGGAGATATACGTTACCAGCCAGGTGAAGGTGTCGTAGGTGAAGTAATGCGCCGCGGCAGCAGCCTGATACTCCACAAAATTACCGATGATCCGCGTTTTCTTGGCCGTTTAGGCATTTATGATACCAAACGCCCCTTTATCGGTGTGCCTATTCTCAGTGGCGATGAAGTTCTGGGGGTGTTCGCAGCCCAACCCAGTAGCTCCCACAGGGAACTGCTGGGAGAGCGTGCCCGATTTCTGGAGATGGTCGCCAATTTAATCGGCCAGAGTGTACGCCTGTCGCGGGAGGTGGAACGTGAGCGTAAAGCCCTCAGAGAGGAACGTGATCAGCTCAAACGCACCGTGCGCGGGCAGTTTGGCTTCGACAATATCATTGGCCACTCTTTCCCCATGCGTCAGGTATTTGAACAGGTACGCCAGGTCGCTAAATGGAACACCACGGTGTTGATTCGTGGCGAAACTGGTACCGGAAAGGAACTGATTGCCAATTCCATCCATTACAATTCCCCCAGGGCCAGAGGACCATTTGTTAAGCTCAATTGCGCCGCTTTACCGGAAAACCTGCTGGAATCGGAACTGTTCGGGCATGAGAAGGGTGCCTTTACCGGTGCGGTAAGCCAACGCCAGGGGCGCTTTGAGCAGGCCGACAAGGGCACACTGTTTCTGGATGAGATTGGCGAAGTCTCGGCCGGATTCCAGGCCAAGCTGCTGCGCGTGTTACAGGAAGGTGAACTCGAGCGTGTGGGTGGATCGCGCACGATTAAAATCAATGTTCGCGTGGTAGCGGCAACCCACAGGGATCTGGAGGCTGATGTGGAGCAGGGGCTGTTCCGTGAAGACCTTTACTACCGTCTTAATGTCATGCCTATTTTCATGCCGACGCTGCGCGAACGCCTGGAAGATGTGCCCGATATCGCCAATTTCTTACTCAACAAGATAGCCACCGCTCAGGAACGCCCACTCAGCATCACCGACAGCGCCCTGCGGGTGCTGATGCATCATAGCTGGCCAGGTAATGTACGCGAGCTGGAAAACTGCCTGGAACGCGCCGCGGTGATGTCAGAGGATGGCATCATCGACCGTGATCAGGTATTGCTGACCGGAATCGATGAGCAGGTCATGGGCAGTCATGGCGGGCAGATCGACCTGGGGGATGACAATCTGGATGAGCGTGAACGGGTGATAGCCGCACTGGAACAGGCTGGCTGGGTCCAGGCCAAGGCGGCCCGCTTACTGGGCATGACACCACGTCAGATCTCCTATCGTATCCAGACGCTCAATATTCGGGTCAAGCAACTCTAA
- the nifL gene encoding nitrogen fixation negative regulator NifL: MTEPADNVVLAELKIAAETLPPEVFRLAVEQAAVAISITDAKARIVYANPCFEKMTGYSCEELLGKNQSILSYKVTPRLVYDSLWGQLERQHPWNGLLVNRRKDGSRYLADLTITPVLNTAGETTHYLGLQRDVTEVHQLEHQVLNQRALIEKAVDATQVAMVLVDTKLQPILRNRSYKTLEARLGHEPLEIIFDALEQEWPDLFERKKALHEGFVTLEVALLLSSREEPLWFSCTGSLIEEKDTSADAFYQTRLSRYLLVTLQDITGLKQQQAQLRLNSLQALLAEQERVQSVREALSGAIYQLERPLNMINAASRLATRRNRIDAAEMLKLLNEVQKAGHQAISMLNACIPARGDEVTEVVNINELLKNTLSLLTPRLLALGITVDWQPECNLQRVHGQPTALVTLFKQLIDNAIDAMNDTKQRTRELRLSTRTLDKVVEISIEDTGAGILPADQFKVFEPFYTTRDHSKGHLGMGLTLAQDIVNRHNGLLAIDADVTTGCCIKVHLPYE, encoded by the coding sequence ATGACCGAACCGGCAGATAATGTTGTGCTAGCTGAGCTTAAGATAGCGGCAGAAACCCTCCCGCCCGAAGTCTTCAGGCTAGCGGTAGAGCAGGCGGCTGTAGCCATATCTATCACCGATGCCAAGGCACGGATCGTCTATGCCAATCCCTGCTTTGAAAAGATGACCGGCTACAGTTGTGAAGAGCTACTAGGCAAAAACCAATCCATTCTGTCTTATAAGGTCACGCCCCGGCTGGTGTATGACAGTCTGTGGGGGCAGTTGGAACGCCAACACCCCTGGAATGGCCTACTAGTCAACCGACGCAAGGATGGCAGTCGCTACCTGGCTGACCTGACGATTACGCCGGTACTCAATACGGCGGGAGAAACCACGCACTACCTGGGATTACAGCGCGATGTGACTGAAGTACATCAGTTGGAGCATCAAGTGTTGAACCAACGCGCTCTGATTGAAAAAGCCGTGGATGCCACCCAGGTAGCCATGGTGCTGGTAGACACCAAACTACAGCCAATTCTGCGCAACCGCAGCTATAAAACCTTGGAAGCCAGACTGGGTCATGAACCCCTGGAGATCATCTTCGATGCACTGGAGCAGGAGTGGCCTGATCTGTTTGAACGGAAAAAAGCCCTGCATGAAGGCTTTGTTACCCTTGAAGTGGCCTTGCTGCTGTCCAGCCGTGAGGAGCCGCTCTGGTTCAGTTGTACCGGCTCGCTAATTGAAGAGAAAGACACCAGTGCCGATGCCTTTTACCAGACACGTCTGAGCCGCTATCTATTGGTGACCCTGCAGGACATCACCGGACTGAAACAACAACAGGCACAGCTACGCCTCAATAGCCTGCAAGCTTTGTTAGCCGAGCAGGAACGGGTACAAAGTGTCCGGGAAGCCCTGTCAGGTGCCATTTACCAGCTCGAACGCCCGTTGAATATGATCAATGCGGCTTCACGGCTGGCGACCCGCCGTAACCGCATCGATGCCGCCGAGATGCTAAAGCTGCTGAATGAGGTGCAGAAGGCTGGCCATCAGGCTATCTCCATGCTCAACGCCTGCATCCCGGCACGTGGCGATGAAGTTACAGAAGTGGTGAACATCAACGAACTGTTGAAAAACACCCTGAGTTTGTTAACCCCCAGGCTACTCGCGCTCGGCATCACGGTGGACTGGCAGCCTGAATGTAATTTACAACGCGTTCATGGTCAGCCAACGGCACTGGTCACTCTGTTCAAACAGCTGATCGATAATGCCATCGATGCCATGAATGACACCAAACAACGGACACGCGAATTGCGCTTAAGCACCCGCACACTCGATAAGGTTGTGGAGATCAGCATTGAAGATACCGGTGCCGGAATTCTGCCAGCTGATCAATTTAAGGTTTTCGAGCCCTTCTACACTACCCGCGACCATAGCAAAGGTCATCTGGGCATGGGACTGACCCTGGCTCAGGATATCGTTAACCGCCATAACGGCTTGCTGGCAATTGATGCTGATGTAACTACCGGCTGCTGCATTAAGGTGCACCTCCCCTATGAATAA